One genomic segment of Triplophysa rosa linkage group LG22, Trosa_1v2, whole genome shotgun sequence includes these proteins:
- the pnx gene encoding homeobox protein pnx, producing the protein MHEGTGNALQGKTQFFIADILDPSKFNGRHQETTRGEFSAFRENDKTTTMNSPSRKDPKAANIRTGCEAKVKSKRIRTAFTLDQLRILERSFQNSHYLSVFERHGIAAALCLSETQVKIWFQNRRTKWKKERDGHGGEEQSYFAPPAFTQNAFLYAHAGHHANPVHYYAQPTLLMF; encoded by the exons ATGCACGAAGGAACTGGAAATGCACTGCAGGGGAAAACTCAGTTTTTCATTGCAGATATCCTGGATCCATCCAAATTTAACGGGAGACATCAGGAGACAACAAGAGGTGAGTTTTCAGCTTTTCGTG aaaacgaCAAGACGACAACCATGAACTCTCCTTCCAGAAAAGACCCAAAGGCTGCGAACATCCGCACCGGATGCGAAGCAAAGGTGAAATCAAAGCGCATCCGCACCGCGTTCACACTGGATCAGTTGCGCATCCTGGAGCGCAGTTTCCAGAACAGTCACTATCTCTCCGTGTTTGAGCGCCACGGGATCGCCGCTGCTCTCTGTCTGTCCGAAACCCAGGTCAAAATCTGGTTTCAAAACAGACGCACTAAATGGAAGAAAGAACGCGATGGCCATGGAGGAGAAGAGCAGAGCTACTTCGCACCTCCAGCTTTTACGCAAAACGCTTTTCTGTATGCGCATGCGGGACATCACGCAAACCCTGTGCATTACTATGCACAACCGACCCTTCTGATGTTTTAA